The Elusimicrobia bacterium HGW-Elusimicrobia-1 genome window below encodes:
- a CDS encoding two-component system response regulator, with product MKKVLVIDDTEETRELLYLGIIHIGARPLLAADGREGLELAQKENPDLVITDMVMPVQDGFTTLTRLKTTPGLSGIPVIVITSKSIMETFIAKNPAIKIEAFFEKPFEVYVLMDKIRELLKI from the coding sequence ATGAAAAAAGTTCTTGTGATAGACGACACCGAAGAGACGCGCGAACTTCTGTATCTTGGCATAATACATATCGGCGCGCGGCCGCTTCTGGCCGCCGACGGCAGAGAAGGGCTGGAACTCGCGCAAAAGGAAAACCCCGACCTCGTCATAACGGACATGGTTATGCCCGTGCAGGACGGTTTTACGACGCTGACCCGTCTTAAAACGACGCCCGGACTTTCCGGCATACCGGTCATTGTGATAACGAGCAAAAGTATAATGGAAACTTTCATCGCGAAAAATCCGGCGATAAAAATCGAGGCGTTTTTTGAGAAACCTTTCGAGGTGTACGTGTTGATGGACAAAATCAGGGAGTTGCTGAAAATATGA
- a CDS encoding restriction endonuclease has product MKYHPIYQERLSCKDPSEVFDYIIRTLKESITRWDYFVNWAKVFKNIKDIEIDLNILNYLVGKENIKAELAVLLKKHPSLVKLIPILVASRENDFKILNKYGYGKFEYADFSFSSGATISQQDIDKAVEFADKTGFLELLSSKRLKNIVDYVIGVEVGLDSNGRKNRTGTMMESIVEFFVADICKRNGFDYLKQADAASVKKKWGLHLTVDKSSRKIDFAARAGKKLYLIETNFYGGGGSKLKSTAGEYKTMFEHWKNDGHGFVWITDGIGWSSTARPLRETFDKIDHLLNLEMVSKGVLEDILAKKI; this is encoded by the coding sequence ATGAAATATCACCCGATATACCAAGAGCGCCTCTCCTGCAAAGACCCTTCCGAAGTTTTCGATTACATTATACGCACATTGAAAGAATCCATCACCCGATGGGACTACTTCGTTAACTGGGCCAAAGTTTTCAAGAATATCAAAGACATCGAAATAGATTTGAATATTCTCAATTATCTCGTCGGAAAAGAGAATATAAAAGCCGAACTCGCCGTGCTGCTTAAAAAACATCCTTCACTCGTAAAATTGATACCGATACTGGTTGCTTCGCGCGAAAACGATTTCAAGATTTTGAACAAATACGGCTACGGAAAGTTTGAGTATGCGGATTTTTCTTTTTCGTCGGGCGCTACCATAAGTCAGCAAGACATTGATAAGGCCGTCGAGTTCGCTGATAAAACCGGATTTCTTGAGCTTTTATCGTCGAAACGGCTGAAAAATATCGTGGATTATGTTATCGGTGTCGAGGTCGGGCTGGATTCTAACGGAAGAAAGAACCGCACCGGCACCATGATGGAGAGCATCGTCGAGTTTTTTGTCGCGGATATTTGTAAACGCAATGGATTCGACTATCTCAAACAGGCCGATGCCGCAAGTGTCAAGAAAAAGTGGGGGTTGCATCTTACCGTCGATAAATCCTCACGAAAAATTGATTTTGCCGCGCGCGCCGGAAAGAAGTTGTATCTTATCGAGACGAATTTTTACGGGGGTGGCGGTTCAAAACTCAAATCCACGGCAGGTGAATACAAAACCATGTTCGAGCATTGGAAGAATGACGGCCACGGCTTTGTCTGGATTACCGACGGTATTGGCTGGTCGTCCACGGCGCGGCCTTTGCGCGAAACTTTTGACAAAATAGACCATCTGCTCAATCTTGAGATGGTCTCCAAAGGCGTATTGGAAGATATTCTTGCAAAAAAAATCTAA
- a CDS encoding transcriptional regulator, which translates to MRSFSVWRYEVERLIVRRRNYVYPWSFQVSEPPISAADVPTLRTFISKGRETGRISYVYDTAKNVLNKLNLIKGSKLLNAGRALFCKDNGIEARAAVFATNEKTTFLDIQLFKGTLFDIINQCETYIKEHINWRADITGFKRVEIPEVPINAVREAIVNSLCHRDFGNPGGNEIAIYKSRIEIFNPGQFPYDFSPDDFIRGEERSIPRNPPIADIFYLTRDIEKWGSGLKRISDECRASGIKVEFKKIKSGFVVVFHRPAVKGGLLGARSEEKTAGKRVGRLGVKLGERLGVKLGENETKILNLVLANKFATISFIAESIGISTTAVEKNLSKLKAKGVLRRVGSDRSGQWEVLK; encoded by the coding sequence TTGCGGTCATTTTCGGTGTGGCGCTACGAAGTCGAGCGGTTGATTGTAAGAAGACGAAATTATGTTTATCCGTGGAGTTTCCAAGTTTCGGAACCGCCGATTTCGGCCGCCGATGTTCCGACATTGCGGACATTTATCAGCAAAGGGCGGGAAACAGGACGAATCAGTTATGTTTATGACACAGCAAAGAATGTTTTGAACAAATTGAATCTCATAAAGGGGAGCAAATTGTTGAACGCCGGAAGAGCGTTGTTTTGCAAAGATAACGGTATCGAAGCAAGGGCGGCGGTTTTTGCCACGAATGAAAAAACAACTTTTTTGGATATTCAACTGTTTAAGGGTACGCTTTTTGACATTATCAATCAGTGTGAAACTTATATCAAAGAACACATTAATTGGCGCGCAGATATAACAGGATTCAAGAGAGTGGAAATTCCCGAAGTGCCGATCAATGCCGTGCGCGAGGCAATTGTCAATTCCCTGTGCCACCGCGACTTCGGTAATCCCGGCGGAAATGAAATCGCAATTTATAAAAGTAGAATAGAGATATTTAACCCGGGGCAATTCCCTTATGATTTTTCGCCGGATGATTTTATCCGGGGCGAGGAGAGAAGCATTCCGCGTAATCCGCCTATCGCGGATATTTTCTATCTTACGAGAGATATCGAAAAATGGGGTTCCGGCCTAAAGAGAATCAGCGACGAATGCCGCGCGTCCGGCATAAAGGTTGAGTTCAAGAAAATAAAAAGCGGGTTTGTGGTAGTGTTTCATCGCCCCGCTGTCAAAGGCGGTCTGCTCGGCGCGCGGTCAGAGGAAAAGACCGCCGGTAAGAGGGTCGGAAGGTTGGGAGTAAAGTTGGGAGAAAGGTTGGGAGTAAAGTTGGGAGAAAATGAAACGAAGATTTTGAACTTGGTACTCGCGAATAAGTTCGCCACCATAAGTTTTATAGCGGAATCAATCGGCATCAGCACGACGGCGGTTGAGAAGAATCTTTCAAAACTCAAAGCAAAGGGTGTGTTGCGCCGTGTCGGTTCCGATAGAAGCGGTCAGTGGGAAGTTCTGAAATAA
- a CDS encoding modification methylase, producing the protein MTKVKPFVKWAGGKTQLLDELADRLPSSVKESGVIDNYIEPFVGGGAFFFYLKARYDIKNAVLIDNNTDLINAYKIVKNNSRELIKRLATLQKSYLKKTSAERERFFYKMRDEYNRARGKRVSSVSDRVNRAALLIALNKTCFNGLYRQNSKGKFNVPHGRYKNPRILDEENLLAVSRALKGVKLIRGDFERARGYARRDTLIYFDPPYRPLNATSSFTAYTKDGFSDDDQRRLAKLCRDLSDLDASLILSNSDPGNENARDRFFHKIYDGFNISRVEASRMLNCDGARRGHISELLISNF; encoded by the coding sequence ATGACCAAAGTAAAACCTTTCGTTAAATGGGCCGGAGGAAAGACGCAACTGCTGGACGAGCTTGCGGATCGGCTGCCTTCCTCGGTAAAAGAATCCGGCGTTATAGACAATTATATAGAACCCTTCGTCGGCGGCGGGGCGTTTTTCTTCTATTTGAAGGCGCGCTATGATATAAAAAACGCGGTACTTATTGACAACAATACCGACCTGATAAATGCCTACAAAATAGTAAAAAACAATTCCCGCGAACTCATTAAGCGGCTTGCCACGCTTCAAAAATCATATCTCAAAAAAACGTCGGCAGAAAGGGAACGGTTTTTCTACAAGATGCGCGATGAATATAACCGCGCCCGTGGAAAACGTGTGTCTTCCGTCTCCGATCGAGTAAACCGTGCCGCGCTGTTGATTGCCCTCAATAAAACTTGTTTCAACGGATTATATCGTCAGAACAGCAAAGGTAAGTTTAATGTCCCTCATGGCAGATATAAAAATCCCAGAATCCTCGACGAAGAAAACTTGCTCGCCGTTTCCCGCGCATTAAAAGGCGTTAAACTTATCCGTGGTGATTTTGAGCGCGCCCGCGGTTATGCCCGCCGCGACACGCTGATATACTTCGACCCGCCGTACAGACCGCTGAACGCCACTTCCAGCTTTACCGCCTATACCAAAGATGGTTTTTCCGACGATGACCAACGCCGCCTCGCCAAGCTCTGCCGCGACTTGTCGGATCTCGACGCGTCCCTGATACTCAGCAACTCCGACCCGGGCAACGAAAACGCCCGCGACCGCTTCTTCCACAAAATATATGACGGTTTTAATATCTCCCGCGTCGAGGCGAGTCGTATGCTCAACTGTGACGGCGCCAGACGGGGCCACATAAGCGAACTTCTAATCAGCAATTTCTGA